The Prevotella melaninogenica genome has a segment encoding these proteins:
- a CDS encoding zinc-dependent metalloprotease: MRRILLLLLLFSMVATSGVAFPFSKRKKKAQSTQTEKKSAYERALTEQLTESVRGSFVSFHKTDGRILMELPKQSLGRDMIIGVTISSVSNPKMGDLGFKNSNLVHVRFIEKDSSVVMQVVNTDLFVPKNQPSATLAARLNYDNLDFFSFPIKAHNDSTGAVLFDASSFILKENRFFPVIAKNVGSYTVNSSLKDNLTRVTKLKVFDENACVGMDRHYIISLSGKKGSSITNYPVTIGVNFTLALLPNDLMTPRLSDTRVGMFLMNKDVLKKDGSIDKATFVKRWRLVPKDTATYFAGELCEPTKPIVYYVENTFPPLWKRAIKAGVLWWNKAFERIGFKNVMQVADFPENDPNFDPDNFKYSCIRYLPTDVENAMGPSWTDPRTGEVINATVLVYNDVINTINNWRFVQTAQIDPRARAAQMPDSIIEETLEYIIAHEIGHTLGFMHNMAASAALPPDSLRSPAFTQKYGTTASIMDYARFNYVAQPTDHGVKLTPPRLGVYDYYAVEWAYKLFPGSKGFEDDAKQLRLLADKHEGDPFYRYGLQQTGTKYDPSAIEEDLGDDPVKSSTYGMDNLRMILKNLDHWIGDEDGDSRKAELYNEVLSQAMHYVRNVSINVPGIYLYQTSEKSCLPRYKVVPKAKQKESVQWLLKQARTFATLGNDTIEKKLPFGANKPFKILARDVQLLAMMATSKLAISYYLDSTSYSPIEYMEDVYQDVFGKTIAGKEDLSVADLSMQRLYVDLLQEGVSDMKQAPNVHNLQMPLTSVNSVITNMLRRNEAGNEHAECCYLADRQRSLDDDTHFLNFGNGYGEPEPLWGTTVNRTSEFQLEYVQKLLSLLETTIPRVSSPDLKAHYMLLEKRLKKYLK, from the coding sequence ATGCGTCGCATACTATTACTTCTGCTCCTCTTCTCTATGGTGGCTACATCGGGAGTGGCTTTCCCGTTTTCAAAACGTAAGAAGAAGGCGCAGAGCACACAAACAGAAAAGAAATCGGCTTACGAGCGTGCCCTCACCGAGCAATTAACGGAGTCGGTGCGTGGTAGCTTTGTTTCGTTTCATAAGACTGACGGACGTATATTGATGGAACTTCCGAAGCAGTCTTTGGGTCGTGACATGATTATTGGTGTAACCATTTCGTCAGTGTCAAATCCTAAGATGGGCGACTTAGGCTTTAAGAATTCCAACTTAGTGCATGTACGCTTCATAGAGAAAGATAGTTCTGTGGTGATGCAGGTGGTAAATACCGACTTGTTTGTGCCAAAGAATCAGCCCTCAGCTACGCTTGCAGCAAGGCTGAACTATGATAATCTTGACTTCTTTTCATTCCCTATCAAGGCACATAACGACTCCACAGGAGCCGTGCTGTTCGATGCTTCGTCCTTTATTCTAAAGGAGAATCGCTTCTTCCCAGTGATTGCTAAGAATGTAGGGTCGTACACTGTAAACTCATCTTTGAAAGATAATCTTACAAGGGTGACGAAACTAAAAGTCTTCGATGAGAATGCCTGTGTCGGTATGGATAGGCATTACATCATTAGTCTCTCTGGTAAGAAAGGTTCGTCTATCACCAACTATCCTGTAACGATTGGCGTAAACTTTACGTTAGCATTGTTACCAAACGACTTGATGACACCTCGTTTGAGTGATACACGTGTGGGAATGTTTCTTATGAATAAGGATGTTCTTAAGAAGGATGGGTCAATTGATAAAGCCACATTCGTTAAGCGTTGGCGACTTGTACCGAAGGATACGGCTACCTACTTTGCGGGCGAACTCTGCGAACCTACAAAGCCAATCGTCTATTATGTAGAGAATACATTCCCTCCACTTTGGAAACGAGCTATCAAAGCTGGTGTTCTATGGTGGAATAAGGCTTTCGAACGTATTGGGTTTAAGAATGTCATGCAGGTGGCAGACTTCCCTGAGAACGACCCTAATTTCGACCCAGATAACTTCAAGTATTCTTGTATAAGATACTTACCTACTGACGTTGAGAATGCTATGGGACCTTCGTGGACAGACCCTCGCACAGGAGAGGTGATTAATGCTACCGTTCTTGTTTATAATGATGTTATAAACACGATTAACAACTGGCGATTTGTTCAGACGGCACAGATTGATCCTCGTGCACGTGCAGCGCAGATGCCTGACAGTATTATAGAGGAGACACTCGAGTATATTATTGCCCACGAGATTGGTCATACGCTTGGATTTATGCACAACATGGCAGCATCTGCAGCACTTCCACCCGACTCGCTGCGTTCTCCTGCCTTCACGCAAAAGTATGGTACAACGGCTTCCATCATGGATTATGCACGTTTTAATTATGTTGCACAACCTACTGACCATGGCGTTAAACTTACTCCACCGCGTCTTGGTGTCTATGACTACTATGCTGTTGAGTGGGCTTATAAGCTTTTCCCTGGTTCGAAGGGGTTTGAGGATGATGCGAAACAGCTGCGTTTGTTGGCTGATAAGCATGAGGGCGATCCTTTCTATCGTTATGGCTTACAGCAAACGGGAACGAAATATGACCCTTCTGCTATTGAGGAAGACCTCGGTGACGACCCTGTTAAGTCGTCTACCTATGGTATGGACAATCTTCGAATGATTCTCAAGAACCTTGATCATTGGATTGGTGATGAGGATGGCGATAGTCGTAAGGCTGAGTTATATAATGAGGTGCTGTCTCAGGCTATGCATTATGTACGTAATGTTAGTATTAATGTCCCTGGTATCTATCTCTATCAAACAAGCGAGAAGTCGTGCTTACCACGCTATAAGGTTGTTCCTAAGGCTAAGCAAAAAGAGTCTGTGCAATGGCTTTTGAAGCAAGCACGCACGTTTGCTACATTAGGTAACGATACGATTGAGAAGAAACTACCATTCGGAGCAAACAAGCCCTTTAAGATTTTAGCTCGTGATGTGCAGTTGCTTGCTATGATGGCAACGTCAAAACTTGCTATTTCTTATTATCTTGACTCTACCTCTTACTCACCAATTGAGTATATGGAGGATGTTTATCAAGATGTCTTTGGCAAGACGATTGCTGGTAAAGAGGATCTTTCAGTGGCTGACCTCTCTATGCAACGACTCTATGTCGACTTATTGCAAGAGGGTGTTTCTGATATGAAGCAAGCACCTAATGTTCATAATCTTCAGATGCCTTTGACTTCTGTAAATAGTGTTATTACCAATATGTTACGAAGGAATGAGGCTGGAAATGAGCATGCGGAATGTTGTTATTTGGCAGACAGACAACGAAGTTTAGATGATGATACTCATTTTCTTAACTTCGGTAATGGCTATGGTGAGCCAGAACCTTTGTGGGGAACAACTGTCAATCGCACTTCTGAGTTCCAATTAGAGTATGTACAGAAGTTGCTTTCTTTGTTAGAAACAACCATTCCACGTGTTTCTTCTCCTGATTTGAAAGCACATTATATGCTTCTTGAAAAGCGTTTGAAGAAGTATTTGAAATAA
- a CDS encoding zinc-dependent metalloprotease, giving the protein MKTNNIMATLRTIGIGLLLLCVNVRAFADDKKGDEDKKAKKETKYDKLFKDKKKETASSKFITVHKSDGKLYLEVPVKYLHKEMLLGGGISSTTDPTYLTIGTKSFTPLHFFFEVQDSSLVMKTPNSVVYSDGSASAEMQEALKISYRDPVLMGFKIAAYNNDSSAIVIDATDLLARPNTMLPIIPKKSGDLALSASPKSEMSYVRTIKSFDRNITINVDFNYLLTASLMSLPVASEIPTTVGVTYSLALLPDSKMRQRITDSRVGIASVSKLTFDNNIAKSKQTFIAQRWNLVPQNLKAYEQGKLSKPVKPICFYIDDAFPVEWKNAIKQGVELWNKVFEQAGYQKAIEALDFPKNDRNFDADDIAYSCIRYVPSTAEKVTSSFLANPQTGEIINASVFVPANVGDQIYRWLFLGSAASDATMRTSHLPQDKFNQGLKYMVACEVGRSLGLLDNIGASYSYPVDSLRNSTFTHANNLAASIMANTPFNYVAQPSDKGVVYMPESVGQYDKHAIEWAYRYFDPSKTSLSAETDVLEKMVDKRVQNPRYRFFRTSSLIWDPRVQEGALGSDAIKASEYGLRNMQIVENNLYNWVKDDDDSRIKEKLYLAISQQRYAFFKRVLSNVGGIFLNDMKVTSGVPRYEVVPKARQRQAMLWCLNQAKHFKQYANPTFERKGFMAISYYDQLLEFIGYDLFGVRTRLAVASHLSSQSYSQKEYFDDLFSSLFQSAQLCKAPSQEERVLQRAYLTYSRAVIDKANKQGGNGPAALQSTSVNGSQTSSTAYGNPTASLAPTVDAALLDGSAIYFYTSLLKLKPMLEKCVKANLSPDAHSHYSMLLFKVNKALEDGQ; this is encoded by the coding sequence ATGAAAACAAACAATATAATGGCAACACTGCGCACAATAGGAATAGGCTTATTACTATTGTGCGTTAATGTTAGGGCTTTTGCCGATGATAAAAAAGGCGACGAAGACAAAAAAGCTAAGAAGGAAACAAAATACGATAAACTATTTAAGGATAAGAAGAAGGAAACTGCAAGTAGTAAGTTTATCACTGTACATAAGAGTGATGGGAAACTCTACTTGGAGGTTCCTGTCAAATACTTGCATAAAGAGATGTTGTTGGGTGGTGGTATCTCCTCAACAACAGACCCAACCTATCTGACCATTGGTACAAAGAGTTTCACTCCTTTGCATTTCTTCTTTGAAGTTCAAGACAGTAGCTTGGTTATGAAGACACCTAACAGTGTGGTTTATTCAGATGGTAGTGCAAGCGCTGAGATGCAAGAAGCCTTGAAGATTAGCTATCGTGACCCAGTCTTGATGGGCTTTAAGATTGCTGCTTACAACAATGATAGTTCGGCTATTGTGATAGATGCAACAGATCTCTTGGCACGTCCTAATACAATGTTACCTATTATTCCAAAGAAGTCGGGTGATTTAGCATTGTCAGCTTCGCCTAAGAGCGAAATGTCTTACGTTAGAACGATTAAGAGTTTTGATCGTAATATTACGATCAACGTTGATTTCAACTATCTACTCACAGCCTCACTCATGTCTTTACCAGTTGCGAGTGAGATTCCAACAACCGTAGGTGTTACCTATAGTTTAGCATTGTTGCCAGATAGTAAGATGCGCCAACGCATAACTGATTCGCGTGTTGGTATTGCATCTGTATCTAAACTCACCTTCGATAATAACATAGCAAAAAGCAAGCAAACATTCATAGCACAACGTTGGAACCTCGTTCCACAGAATCTTAAGGCTTACGAACAAGGTAAGTTGTCAAAGCCTGTTAAGCCAATATGCTTTTATATTGATGATGCCTTCCCTGTTGAATGGAAGAATGCGATAAAGCAAGGAGTAGAACTTTGGAATAAGGTCTTCGAACAAGCGGGCTATCAAAAGGCTATTGAAGCCTTAGACTTCCCAAAGAATGACCGTAACTTCGATGCAGACGATATTGCTTATTCTTGTATTCGATACGTACCAAGTACTGCTGAGAAGGTTACATCTTCTTTCTTGGCGAACCCACAAACAGGAGAAATCATCAATGCGTCTGTGTTTGTTCCAGCCAATGTCGGTGATCAGATTTACCGTTGGTTATTCTTAGGTTCAGCAGCATCAGATGCCACAATGCGTACTTCTCATCTGCCACAAGACAAGTTCAATCAAGGTTTGAAGTATATGGTAGCATGCGAAGTAGGGCGAAGCCTTGGTTTGCTTGATAATATAGGAGCTTCGTATTCCTATCCTGTTGACTCACTTCGTAATAGCACATTCACACATGCCAACAATCTTGCTGCATCAATAATGGCTAATACACCTTTTAATTATGTTGCTCAGCCAAGTGATAAGGGTGTTGTTTATATGCCAGAGAGTGTTGGACAGTATGATAAGCATGCTATCGAATGGGCTTATCGTTATTTCGACCCATCAAAGACAAGTTTAAGTGCTGAAACCGATGTGCTTGAGAAGATGGTTGATAAGCGTGTACAGAATCCTCGTTATCGTTTCTTCCGAACTTCTTCGTTGATTTGGGACCCACGTGTACAAGAAGGTGCATTGGGCAGTGATGCGATCAAGGCAAGCGAATATGGATTGCGTAATATGCAAATCGTTGAGAACAACCTTTATAATTGGGTGAAGGATGATGATGACAGTCGCATCAAAGAGAAATTATATCTGGCAATATCTCAGCAGAGATATGCTTTCTTCAAGCGTGTATTGAGCAATGTTGGTGGTATCTTCTTAAACGATATGAAAGTAACATCGGGTGTTCCTCGCTATGAGGTAGTACCTAAAGCGCGTCAGCGACAGGCGATGTTATGGTGCTTGAACCAGGCAAAACACTTCAAGCAATATGCTAACCCAACCTTTGAGCGTAAGGGATTTATGGCTATAAGCTATTACGACCAGCTCTTAGAGTTTATTGGATATGACCTCTTTGGTGTTCGTACACGCTTGGCAGTAGCATCACATCTGTCATCACAGAGTTATAGTCAGAAAGAATATTTCGACGACCTTTTCTCTTCACTCTTCCAAAGTGCACAATTGTGTAAGGCTCCATCTCAGGAGGAACGAGTGTTACAGCGTGCTTATCTAACGTATTCACGTGCGGTTATCGACAAGGCTAACAAGCAGGGTGGTAATGGTCCAGCAGCACTTCAGTCTACATCGGTTAACGGCAGTCAGACGAGTAGCACTGCCTATGGTAACCCTACAGCCTCACTCGCACCAACAGTTGATGCTGCTTTGTTAGATGGCTCGGCTATTTACTTCTACACTTCACTGTTAAAGCTTAAGCCAATGTTGGAGAAGTGTGTCAAAGCAAACCTCTCACCTGATGCGCACTCACATTATTCTATGTTACTCTTTAAGGTGAACAAAGCTTTGGAGGATGGACAATGA
- a CDS encoding PKD-like domain-containing protein, with protein sequence MIKKYLYLLLALPLVALSFQSCIKDESYGPSGNSSKLSLAQDLQDKYTLNRWDTLKISPNVVQTNGQKKVDYEWEVNGKVVSTDASLKYVCKDFGSFPCRLKVSNGDNIQYYEFGLNVQYSYVDGLYILASNSGKTIVSYLPEEGSTKTFDLDVLQKNNPSIDFTGEPKGIDYALARDNKTPLLFVAVGNPSTIYEFDGNLMNMRFTTNSTGDVTYLRKSALTYPKSMLTMVNHVPNRLTLSETTPFNLGKSIKDALGSDISLADAATAWKQQDLRYVQGYVMFDNAEGRLVAQKVQATGKVPVELLKGKFMGETLVGMGPVDNERNIVLLTWNATSSKFKCYYIFPGFYPSTATKVEAAVVKDEAVVPATAGLTTQSVVRVSPEKNLVYYSAGNKLYAYNVLSGGNFPQSALTSFGDAGETIADMLILEGSNKLYVATNAASGQLVGSIYCFDMNENKLLWAKKNITGRIKSITYRL encoded by the coding sequence ATGATAAAGAAATATTTATATCTTCTCTTGGCACTCCCATTAGTGGCATTGTCATTTCAGTCATGTATAAAAGATGAGTCTTATGGTCCTTCTGGCAATTCGTCTAAGTTATCATTGGCACAGGACTTACAGGATAAGTACACCCTTAACAGATGGGATACATTGAAGATTTCGCCTAATGTCGTACAGACAAATGGGCAGAAGAAGGTTGACTATGAGTGGGAAGTAAATGGTAAGGTGGTATCGACCGATGCCTCCCTTAAATATGTTTGTAAGGACTTCGGCTCTTTCCCATGTCGATTAAAGGTGAGCAATGGAGATAATATTCAATACTATGAGTTTGGACTAAATGTACAATACTCTTATGTTGATGGTCTTTATATATTAGCAAGCAATAGCGGAAAGACAATCGTTTCTTATCTGCCAGAGGAAGGAAGTACAAAGACTTTTGACTTAGATGTTCTGCAAAAGAATAATCCAAGCATTGATTTCACTGGAGAACCTAAGGGAATTGATTATGCGTTAGCACGTGATAACAAGACTCCACTCTTGTTTGTTGCCGTGGGAAATCCAAGTACTATTTATGAGTTCGACGGTAATTTGATGAATATGCGCTTCACTACTAATAGTACAGGTGATGTTACATATCTTAGAAAGAGTGCCTTGACATATCCTAAGTCAATGCTGACAATGGTAAATCATGTGCCAAACCGATTGACACTCTCAGAGACAACACCCTTCAACTTAGGTAAATCTATCAAGGATGCTTTAGGTTCTGACATATCTTTAGCTGATGCTGCTACTGCTTGGAAGCAACAAGACCTACGTTATGTACAAGGCTACGTAATGTTTGATAATGCTGAAGGACGATTAGTTGCACAAAAGGTACAGGCAACAGGTAAGGTGCCTGTTGAGTTATTGAAAGGTAAGTTTATGGGTGAAACACTTGTTGGTATGGGACCTGTTGATAACGAGCGTAACATCGTTTTACTTACATGGAATGCTACTTCATCAAAGTTTAAGTGTTATTATATCTTCCCTGGCTTCTATCCTTCTACAGCTACAAAGGTTGAGGCAGCTGTTGTAAAAGATGAGGCTGTTGTACCAGCTACTGCGGGTTTGACCACACAATCAGTTGTACGCGTATCTCCAGAGAAGAACTTAGTTTACTATTCTGCTGGTAATAAGCTGTATGCTTACAATGTGTTGTCCGGTGGTAATTTCCCACAAAGCGCATTAACAAGCTTTGGAGATGCTGGTGAGACTATCGCTGATATGCTCATCTTAGAAGGAAGCAATAAGCTTTATGTAGCTACAAATGCAGCTTCAGGTCAGCTTGTGGGAAGCATTTACTGTTTTGATATGAACGAAAACAAATTGCTTTGGGCGAAAAAGAATATTACTGGACGTATCAAGAGCATTACATACAGACTATAA
- a CDS encoding DUF4843 domain-containing protein, giving the protein MKKTIRNILLVCAGVTLFTACSNVDFDGEHSSDGMFEPTNQVSFYYAQPGDTVVNYSFGVKPVDTLTHVVYLPVQLVGNLSAEAQPFSVEVGKGTTAVAGKHYTLNADTLRFAPNAYRTYVPVTLIRANLSEDKDDSIRLVLNLVGKDKLGTRLTKSNTVKITFNNVLSKPDFWEVMESYWGLGAFTKNKYRKLLAYYDSNEATIRDIIEGSDVTAQGYLYQHVQEVIAYFAAHPDEL; this is encoded by the coding sequence ATGAAAAAAACAATAAGAAATATACTACTTGTTTGCGCTGGTGTAACCCTGTTTACAGCATGCAGCAACGTCGACTTTGATGGTGAACACAGTTCTGACGGCATGTTTGAACCAACAAATCAAGTTAGCTTCTATTATGCACAACCAGGTGATACTGTTGTGAATTACTCATTCGGAGTAAAGCCTGTTGATACACTTACACACGTGGTTTATCTCCCTGTGCAGCTTGTAGGTAATCTTTCTGCTGAGGCGCAACCCTTCAGTGTAGAGGTAGGTAAGGGTACAACAGCTGTTGCAGGGAAGCATTACACACTTAATGCTGACACCTTGCGTTTCGCTCCTAATGCTTATCGTACCTATGTTCCAGTAACATTGATACGTGCTAACTTATCTGAAGATAAGGACGATTCAATACGATTGGTATTGAACTTAGTGGGGAAGGATAAGTTGGGAACAAGACTTACCAAGAGCAATACGGTAAAAATAACCTTTAACAACGTACTCTCTAAGCCTGATTTCTGGGAAGTGATGGAGAGTTATTGGGGGTTAGGAGCCTTTACCAAAAACAAGTATCGTAAGTTACTTGCCTATTATGACAGTAACGAGGCTACTATCAGAGATATCATAGAAGGCTCTGATGTAACGGCACAAGGCTATCTGTATCAGCATGTGCAGGAGGTAATTGCTTACTTTGCAGCGCATCCAGATGAGTTGTAA
- a CDS encoding RagB/SusD family nutrient uptake outer membrane protein, which translates to MKRISYYTKLLVGAVMMLSVVSCNDFINVQPSGQEDEEQQFSSIRGFRNAMYGVYGSMATSDLYGGNLSFGFVDQLGQIFGYDNSSETSYFVGQYDYMRSDVRSIVDAIWTKQYQAISYVNNIIDQTEKAKFDHAELSLMRGECYGLRAFMHFDLVRLFAEDYGQSNASTRGIPYSTSFDLNNKKLLTLHKTYEAILSDLDKAEELLKNDDVVNVETTASSDYLKGRAVFFNKYAVAATKARVYYAMGDEANAAKYAKQVIDATNNFSLKKYSSLSDVKRFPAAGELIFGLYNNTLSSTISTLFLSQTARGTFTEGRRDLENLYETSAFSATSTDLRYTGYYRQNTTPDGLKTYSFVRFLESDAQVNSNPLQGLTLIRLPEMYYILSECTYDGNKTEAVRLLNEVRKSRGLEDVDSAKVATREAFNKEMLRERMREMPGEGQTFYALKHYNKAFTDFRGITTRQPSNSIFVLPWPETEKEFGGQ; encoded by the coding sequence ATGAAGAGAATATCATATTATACAAAACTATTGGTAGGTGCTGTCATGATGCTATCTGTGGTATCATGTAACGACTTTATAAATGTTCAACCATCTGGGCAGGAGGATGAAGAACAACAGTTCTCATCTATCCGTGGTTTCCGTAATGCTATGTATGGTGTTTATGGCAGTATGGCAACATCAGACTTATATGGTGGCAACTTAAGCTTTGGTTTCGTTGACCAGTTAGGACAAATCTTTGGTTACGATAACTCATCAGAGACAAGCTACTTCGTAGGTCAATACGATTATATGCGAAGTGATGTGCGCTCTATTGTTGACGCCATTTGGACAAAGCAATATCAAGCAATCTCATACGTCAATAATATAATTGACCAAACAGAGAAGGCTAAGTTTGACCATGCGGAGCTGTCTTTGATGCGTGGTGAGTGCTATGGCTTACGTGCCTTTATGCACTTCGACCTCGTTCGTCTTTTTGCTGAAGACTATGGTCAAAGCAATGCGTCAACACGTGGTATACCATACTCAACGTCTTTCGACCTCAATAATAAGAAGCTATTGACTTTGCATAAAACGTACGAGGCGATATTGTCGGATTTGGATAAAGCAGAAGAACTTTTGAAGAATGATGATGTAGTAAACGTTGAGACAACTGCTTCCAGTGACTATCTGAAAGGACGTGCTGTGTTCTTTAATAAGTATGCTGTGGCTGCTACAAAGGCAAGAGTTTACTATGCTATGGGTGACGAGGCGAATGCGGCTAAGTATGCTAAGCAGGTAATCGATGCAACCAATAACTTCTCATTGAAGAAGTATAGCTCATTGAGTGATGTAAAGCGTTTCCCTGCAGCAGGAGAGTTGATTTTCGGCTTGTATAACAATACGCTTTCAAGTACTATTTCCACGCTTTTCTTATCGCAGACAGCACGCGGTACATTCACTGAAGGACGTAGAGATCTTGAGAATCTGTATGAAACATCAGCCTTCTCGGCGACAAGTACAGACTTGCGTTACACTGGCTATTACAGACAGAATACTACACCAGATGGTTTGAAAACCTATTCTTTTGTAAGATTCTTAGAGAGTGATGCACAGGTGAATAGTAATCCTTTACAGGGTTTGACGCTAATCCGTTTGCCAGAGATGTATTATATCTTAAGTGAATGTACATACGATGGTAATAAGACAGAGGCTGTTAGATTACTCAATGAAGTAAGAAAAAGTCGTGGATTAGAGGATGTTGATAGCGCAAAGGTAGCAACACGAGAGGCTTTCAATAAGGAGATGTTGCGTGAGCGTATGCGTGAGATGCCTGGAGAAGGACAAACGTTCTATGCGTTGAAGCACTACAACAAAGCATTTACTGACTTTAGAGGTATTACCACACGTCAGCCATCTAATTCCATCTTCGTCTTGCCTTGGCCAGAAACGGAGAAAGAGTTCGGAGGACAGTAA